The Chryseolinea soli nucleotide sequence TATTTCATACGGATAAAGGTATTAAAAGTTTTGGAACTTTCAATAGTTATTGAAAGTTTGGCTTTTTAAGGGTTGTTTGGGTTCTTTTTGTTCTGCCGTTGTGGGCTGAGCGTTTTGTGGGATAGTCGTTTTTTGTGCGTCAATTTTTTGGCACATTTCATAGCCCCGCTCCCGGGCCGCGGGGGCCCCAGAGCGGAGCTATGAAATGCACGAAGAAATCTGCGCTCCAGAACGTACTATCCCACAGAACGTTCAGACCATTCATCTCGAAGTGGAGAAAATCAATTCCAACGAACGCGGATATACTTTTCGTTTTTCTTGAAGTGGGCGGGGATGGATTTTAGGATGGCGTCGCGGAGTTTGGAGAGGAGCATTTCTTTGACGAAGCCCTGGTGTACGGCGAGGCTCACTTCGCGGACGGGTTCGGGGGAGGTGAAGTGTTTGACGTGTTTGCTTTTTACGTTTACGGAGAGCTCGGGGATGAGCGTGTAGCCGTAGTTGTTGTCGACCATCGCTTTGAGGGTTTCGAAGGAACCGCTTTGGTAGTTGAGTTGGTGGTGCACCTTTTTGCCTTTGGCGGAGCACAGATTTTCTACCTGGCCGCGGAAGCAGTGGCCCTCTTCCAGCATCAGCAGGTTGTCGTAGGTGAGCGACTTGAGGTTCACTTTGTCTTGCTGGTAATATTTGAGGCCTTCGGAGGTGTAAAGCAAAATGGGTTCGTAGAAGACGGGGAGTTCGCGGATCTCTTTGTCGTCGAGGGGGGTGACGAGGATGGCGATGTCGAGGCGGTTGGTTTTCAGGAGACGGATGATCTCCTGGGTTTGCAACTCCATGACGGTGAATGACGTGCCGGGATTTTTTTCCAGGAACTCGTTCAGGAAGCGGGGCAACAGGTAGGGGGCCAGCGTGGGGATCACGCCCAACCTGAACTCGCCTTCGATCGAGTCTTTTTCGTTGCGGATAAATTCTTTCAGGTTCTTGATGTCTTGCAGGATCTGGCGCGCGCGCGAAACGATCATCTCGCCGGCGGGCGTCGGCTTCAGGGGCTGGCTCTTGTCGAAGATCTTGACGTCGAGTTCGTCTTCGAGTTTTTTCACCATCATGCTCAGCGTGGGTTGGGTCACGTGGCAGTGTTCGGCAGCCTTCACATGGTTGCGATGGATGTCGAGAGCGATGATGTATTCGAGTTGCTGGAGGTTCATACGATTGCGGCGTATATCGAAAACGTTGTCATAGATAAAATTAATACTACAATAACAAATATCGATATAATTTATAACTCATCCTATCGTATCATTGCGGAAAATTCAATCACTAACAACGTTTAACTCTAGACAAACTTATGACAAAAGGCATTTTATCCATTGGACAACCCTTTCCCGCATTCAAGAAATCCGCTGTAGTTTCCCTCGAAAAGGGAAAAGAATTTTTCGATATCTCCTCCGAAGACCTGTTGAATGAAGAAGGTCGCTGGACGGTGCTTTTCTGGTGGCCCAAGGATTTTACCTTCGTATGTCCTACCGAGATCGCCGAGTTCAACAAAAATTTTGGCGAGTTCCGCGATCGTAACGCCAGCCTCATCGGCGCCTCCACCGATTCTGAATTCGTTCACCTGGCCTGGAGAAAAAATCACGACGATCTCCGCGACCTGAAATTCCCCATGTTGGCCGACACGTCCAAATCATTGGCGGAAGACCTTGGCATCCTGGAACCGAACGAAAAGATCGCCTACCGCGCCACGTTCATCATCGACCCGCAGGGCATCGTGCGTTGGGTAAGCGTTTACGACCTCAACGTAGGCCGCAACGTGAAAGAAGTGATCCGCGTGCTGGACGCGCTCCAAACCGACGAGCTCTGCCCTTGCAACTGGGAAAAAGGAAAAGAAACGTTGAAGGTGTAGTCTCCGTTTAGAGTTTCTTTCTCATTCATTTTCACAGTTATAACGACATCATCATGGAATCAACCGCAACAACGTATTCCGAAAGCACACAGGAGTTCCTGGAATTTCTGAAGCTGGGCAAGGACTACGAAACCCAGGCCCTCGACCTGCTGGAAAATGGCAAGTCGCGCTACCTGGCCGATCTGAAGATCAATTTTAAAAACTCGTTCGAAAGCGAGGTCCTCACGAAGAAGGAGATCGCCGTGTTAGGGGTTGCGCTGTCAGTGAATGCAGGGAATGCTATCCTGCGCACGTTCTTCGCCGTCAACGCCCAGCAAGAGGGCGCTTCGGCCGAAGAGATTGCAGAAGCCGTGGGTTGTGCTTCCTTGTTGAGTGCCAACAACGTGTTTTACCGGTTCCGTCATTTCGTGAACAAGGAAAAATACAACGAGATCCCTGCACGCATCAAGATGAACATCATGGGACGGCCCGTGGGCGGCAAGGAATTTTTCGAGCTGATGAGCCTGGCCGTTAGCGCGGTGAACGGATGCGAAATGTGTGTGAAAGCGCACGAAGCATCGCTCATCGAACTGGGCGCCAAGGAAGAACGGATCTTCGAGGCCGTGCGCCTCGCCTCCGTGATCACCAGCGTGAGCAAAATAGTGTACTGAAGGTTTAGTGATCAGTAAAAAAGGCTGGTGTCTTCCCGACATCAGCTTTTCTTTTTTTTAACCCTCTTAAAAGAGATACTTCCCTCCGATCGGAAATAATCACAAGTCTATTTTGAAGACATCGCCGTCACGGCCGCCAGGAACCAGCCGGAGTGCGGGATCCATTGTTCACTCCACCGCCATTCGTTGCCGTTGTCTTCCATTTTAAAATCGATGCCCGAGCCATCGCCTTTTCCATCCTTTCCGGAGATGCCGTTTG carries:
- a CDS encoding hydrogen peroxide-inducible genes activator; this encodes MNLQQLEYIIALDIHRNHVKAAEHCHVTQPTLSMMVKKLEDELDVKIFDKSQPLKPTPAGEMIVSRARQILQDIKNLKEFIRNEKDSIEGEFRLGVIPTLAPYLLPRFLNEFLEKNPGTSFTVMELQTQEIIRLLKTNRLDIAILVTPLDDKEIRELPVFYEPILLYTSEGLKYYQQDKVNLKSLTYDNLLMLEEGHCFRGQVENLCSAKGKKVHHQLNYQSGSFETLKAMVDNNYGYTLIPELSVNVKSKHVKHFTSPEPVREVSLAVHQGFVKEMLLSKLRDAILKSIPAHFKKNEKYIRVRWN
- a CDS encoding carboxymuconolactone decarboxylase family protein; the encoded protein is MESTATTYSESTQEFLEFLKLGKDYETQALDLLENGKSRYLADLKINFKNSFESEVLTKKEIAVLGVALSVNAGNAILRTFFAVNAQQEGASAEEIAEAVGCASLLSANNVFYRFRHFVNKEKYNEIPARIKMNIMGRPVGGKEFFELMSLAVSAVNGCEMCVKAHEASLIELGAKEERIFEAVRLASVITSVSKIVY